The sequence GTTCGGCGGTCGCTTCGAGATAAAACGCGTCCTTCGCGACCAGGTGGCTGCTGTAGGCGTTCAATTCTGCCGGCAGCAGCAGCTTGGGATCGTTGATCCGCTGCTTGTCCGCGAAGGTGTTCTTGCCGTCGTAGAGGATCTTCGTCGACTTGTCATACACCGGCCGCATGTTCTGCGCGGCGTCGCCAAGCAAATCCTTCGGACTGCGCGCTAGCTGGCGGCGAAACCGCGGCAGTACCAGTTCCCGGTTCGCGGCCGCGACGAAACTGAGCAGCATGCAGGCGATGATTACCGGCTTCAACACCCGACCGCGCGAGATGCCGGCCGCCATCAGCGCCGTGAGTTCGTTGTGGCGCTGAATAAACGTCACAGTAAACATGGCCGCCACGAGCGTCAGGATGCCGGCGGTGCGGTCGAAAAAGAACAACGCCCGGTACAGATAGAATTCCCCCATCAGCGCCCCGAGGGAACCCTGCTTTTCGGCCGCGCGCATGAACTCGTCGAGATTGGCGAAGGCATCGAAGACGATGTACAGCCCGGTCAGGCTGACGAAGCAGATCACGAACGACTGCAGGAACTGCCAGAGCAGATAGCGATCCATAATCGCCGGCCCGCGCAGCCCGGAGCGCGGTTGCTCCGCCGGTCGATCCAACACAATCGTGGTCATGCGAACTCCGTTTCGCCTTGCTGATGAACTCTACGCGATCGCCGGTTCGACAATCGCCATGGGCAATTCACCGAGTTCGATGTTCGAAACGCCGTCGCGAGCCGCCCATGAGAGTCGATAGCCGGCGGACCGTACCACCCACAGCGTTGTAATTTGCAACGCATAGAAGGCCAGTGCAAATACAGCGGCTTCAAGAAGTTCCAGGTCATCCATGTGCAGCAGTACGCAACAGAATGCGACCGCCGGCATGCCCCAAACGATTGCTTTCCAGAAGGAGTCAGCCGAGAACGCTGTCCAAATCGATACCATCGACATCAACAAGAACGGCATCGCGAATGACAGCATCCAACAGATCTCAGTGAAAGTTTGTTCCACGACGGGCGGTTCGGCTTCAAGCGACTCCAGAACTTGCTCATCCGACAACTCGTCGAATTCGACAATCAAGCGGCCGGAGGCGACCTCGAGCAACGGGTGAGCGCCTAGCGCGGCAGCGGCGACCAACGTGATGCAGAACAACTGAAAGAGGGTGAACCGCAAAGGCAGTCCGGCTACGGTGTCCTTGCCAACGTGAATTGCCTGCAGCCCACGCCGGCGTAGCCAGAAACCGGCAGCGGCTCCGATTCCTACCGGCATCAAATAAGACACGAAACTTATGACGCCAAGTGCCATCGCGTCAACAAGGGATGTGCCTTGATACGAGAAATAAGTGGCCACGTGCTCCATGATGACGAACACCGTCA is a genomic window of Planctomycetia bacterium containing:
- a CDS encoding LptF/LptG family permease; translated protein: MTTIVLDRPAEQPRSGLRGPAIMDRYLLWQFLQSFVICFVSLTGLYIVFDAFANLDEFMRAAEKQGSLGALMGEFYLYRALFFFDRTAGILTLVAAMFTVTFIQRHNELTALMAAGISRGRVLKPVIIACMLLSFVAAANRELVLPRFRRQLARSPKDLLGDAAQNMRPVYDKSTKILYDGKNTFADKQRINDPKLLLPAELNAYSSHLVAKDAFYLEATAEHPAGYLMSGVTQPHRLAERATLSLDKTPVIFMPAEHAAWLKPDECFVSSELSFEQLTGGRSWRQFASTWELIKGLRNPNFDALADVRVAIHARFVQPWLDITLLFLGLPLIVARENRNVYMAIGLCVAVVSLFMLVMIGCQAMGSGYLIGDPAFAAWMPLMIFAPAAAWLAQPFRE